In Cydia amplana chromosome 5, ilCydAmpl1.1, whole genome shotgun sequence, the genomic window CGTGTTTcgtgtttatgaattatgatggTGGCTATGTCAGCTATGTGCCGCCAGACGGGCGCCACTGTCACGCAAACAAGCAATATATAAGCATAAATAGAcctattatattacttatacaGGCCACAAAGTAACAACCGTTATGTATTCTTGGTGAGATTATAGTATACCTAATAATTGTAGTTTCAGACCAAATCGGTAAGAGTTTAAAACATGCCAATATTGGAATGGAGTGTAAttaatatttctaaataaataatctcACATAAATATTGCACACACTAAGATGATTGGCTTCATATTTTCTTCATAAGACatgtagtcgccatcagatatatcggagcggccgaggtgctcaaaaatacaCGCAAtatgccttgacaatagaggcgtgttcagatatttgtgagcgccttggccgctccgatatatatgatggcgattgtataaggtaaacgtactggtgctcgacgcggtgccagtacagtcggcagcagaagttgctgagcgggcaagttgttcaaaattaccttgacacgcacttattctcttaacaataaagtcgcgtcaagatcattttgaacacttggcccgcttagtaacttctgctgcagAGTGTACAtgccatcttgaaacttaagtcattgtcaatagaggtatgacagcagggtgtcatctattgggcattagcatgtcgagcactagtacgtttaccttaccctTTACCGGCCTTTTTTGTTTaatccagtggttcctaacctgggggaattacccccgtgggggtaaaactggtattttacgggggtaataagctaacctaatataacaatacaacaaacgtacacgttttatttttaattgccattgggaggaggggtaaaatcaggttccctagttagtcataggggtgaccggactgaaaaggttaggaaccactggtttaATCATTTGCGATGATAGTATTTACGCTATTACTATGATCATGATTATTATTTACTGGGAATGTATTACAGCTCTTATCACACTAGCGCCACAGCCGGATGTTCTTTTTCTAGGCTTTACTATAAATTCGGGTAGCGAGATATTTACAGttaaactaaatataaatataatttatttttaacacagtATAACAATAACTATGGATGGGGCAAGCTCTCAATATTAAAATtcgtattgttttaaataaaattacctaacACAACAATTATCATATCTTACTAACGTTGTtccggctttttgccacggctcatgggagcctggggtctgcttgaCAACAAATcccaaaaatataataaattattaacaatatgattgaaaaaaaaaacaacgggttccactcagggagtgccggcagaagtgaaaactcaataactagtacaaaatgcactatgtataattgaggttaacgccatctagcgttagcgttaattacttgaaactcctaagcacatcactgttagtactcgagttatattaataccagttagagcgaaactcactagatggcattttaatcaataaagaaaaactcaatgacattacatgtaacagtttttcgatcaggtcacgtgtccgtcttacggtcacgtgatcgtcttacgctgtctcgagtttaacattttttccccacctcaaaaagtgcacagcgacGCTAAAGAAGTTctcacttcaaaaaatctctcgTCTACAATACTATCATGttacaaactaaaaaaaaagttaaaagtgATGCATATAATAGGAAAAATCGGAATTATGTTACCTTACCCAACTGCGGGAACCTTTTCCATCATATCcttaattatatacatattaatattagtATATTAATTTGTCCATGGAGGTAGAGAagtgtatgtaatgtatgtcaCCGCTAAAGTTTGCTATACATGGGTAAAATTGTACTCCTACAATACCACTGGCAGAACAGTTTGACTATGCAAGCGGCCGCGTAAGCTATACCGGGTACTAGGAGAACAAGGTAGCCGAAGAGGTAGAGAAATCGCTGCGGCGACCAGAACACGGTGTAGCGCAGGCGCGTGTTGTTATAGTCTGTAAATgttataaattttgttttattgttatAAGGTGCAAGCGGCATTTTAAAGATaaagtacattactgcagacgccgggaaagaagggcttgccgggtgagtaggtatagccggccgaccgtagggaggccggatagtgatacgaagccggcaagaccttttcacggctaggcatgtatagtgcttttctcaaacatgcaatgaaataaaaaaatacaccactcaaaaaaacaaatgtataatctttataataaaaatccaacttcacaacaaaagttttttaattttccttccaattccgccataattgttttttttttacggaaatcgtccgtatttcgcgtgtgtagtgttcgaatagaccttattagggccattatacacaatctgataataagaatctcaatttctataaataaaataaatgcagaggattttaaatattgtctatggtctctggtgacttacgtatagacaaaattttaaatttattcatcaacacattgaatcatacagattcgtattcttaatatcagtacgttcgtgtataacaggcgttaacacggatattttggtccgataaccattcattcaccaaaaaatatatatatataattcggctgtttagtctgttcatggacacagaccccatgtttacattagaatttaaaaaaaaattacttcccggcctaggccttcaatttcgtatgaaattcctttacagttctttggagttgctccgccctaaacgtgatacttcgaagcctcatataacgcccggagcgacgacatttcattgcatgtttgagaaaaagatttttattcgtgacgttcacaaaacatgtacgaacacgtacagacaacaacagcaagaacagaagagaacaattaagtgtgcatcacgaaatggacccaactcagcataatgctaggtataaagccagcgctggtcttccgtagggtcCATTCGATGATGCCACCGAATGATTGACTGCggggtaatttaaactaatcgaaatatcttccatgttgtACCATATATGTCAAGATAGCGAAAAATATGTGTTGTGTgtgactctagttaataatgtaaaacatggaagatatttcgattagtttaaattattcCGTAGTCTAAACCCCCTGCACCTTATCGTATTTTTCGGGACAGACTCTTATCATGttcaaagtattttgtatactgTATGTAATATACGGGTAAATATACAATACGGGTTAAATGCTCCCTATATTCCCAAAGAATTACATAGGTTTTAATTTTtgggtaggtaatattctcatagaacgagacgcgtggaaaaaagcggccaagtgcgagtcggactcgcccatgaagggttccgtatttaggcgatttatgacgtataaaaaaaaactacttactagatctcgttcaaaccaattttcggtggaagtttacatggtaatgtacatcatatattttttttagttttatcattctcttattttagaagttacagggggggggacacacattttaccactttggaagtgtctctcgcgcaaactattcagtttagaaaaacattatattagaaacctcaatatcatttttgaagacctatccatagataccccacacgtatgggtttgatgaaaaaaaattttttgtagtttcagttcgaagtatggggaaccccaaaaatttattgtttttttctatttttgtgtgaaaatcttaatgcggttcacagaatacatctacttaccaagtttcaacagtatagttcttatagtttcggagaaaagtggctgtgacatacggacggacagacagacagacatgacgaatctgtaagggttccgttttttgccacttggctacggaaccctaaaaagagagggaggcctttgcccagcactgggacacaacaggctaacaaataGATAAGataaactatgttttttttttcataatttccgCTTAAGTGGGACTGGACAGGACACGTTTGCCGGATGATTTGTGGGTCAAAACAGCTACCCATTGGGTCCCACAAATTGTAAGGCGTTACGGTAGACCTCGTTTGAGATGTCGGGACGTTAAAGAATAAGAGAGCCCAGTAGTAGTGGGACAGTGCAGgctcatgatgatgatgatgatgaatttctTGGCTATAATTCATGTTTGAGATTTGGAATATTATTGTATCAACACattaataaacattattttacagtacatatggtgctactttccctaactagtgcgggaaagagcactttcagtgcgtatgtcgaaagtaaAGTgccatataatatttaaaaccttcgcgttttgaacacatattaactcacatttatagacgggtctaacgcgaaatttattcaattacctttatataccgacgtttcgacacaggtttcactggtcatggtcgcggccaactaaagtctcagcattatgtgtagtgggtggtttgaaaatgtgatgtctaccccaaactttttcatacacttttcgtcgggtagttgcacaaatctctgttttgacattttgctgagactttagttggccgcgaccatgaccagtgaaacctgtgtcgaaacgtcggtatataaaggtaattgaataaatttcgcgttagacccgtctataaatgtgagttaataaagtgccatatgtactgtaaaacgttgtacgatacacgtgcgaataactaattcgcaactcgtatcgatttaaaacactcccttcggtcgtattttaattcgcaactcgtatcGATTTAAatcactcccttcggtcgtattttaatttatcgccactcgtttcgatttCCGCTTTTTCGCACTTATatcataaataactattaagacatagtggacgaccgctttTCCGTAAAAACATATTAGGTAGAGAGGGTATTGACAGAGagaaaatatgtgacgttccacggtaaaaggtaccttatggccgctggcgcttacgtcgcatagcgccgcaataatattggagcggcgttaataatagcgtaagcgccaaccgccataaggtacctttacccgtgggacgtaaCATATGTTTATATGGTTTGTATGGTGAAGCGATTTTCCTCTTTCCTCTTAATACATACCTAAAACCGCCGCACCATATCCAATCTTGTTAGTCCCCATTCTATACGAGCAGGTCGGGACATATATCTCATACACATCCGCCCCAAACGCTATGTCCAGTATTTCGTTGCCGTAGAACTGATGTATATTGTTTTGTTCGAATCTCTGCGTTTGCGTCGTGTATTTAGATTCGTGGTCGTGCGCGCAGAAGTATATGTCCAGGTCGGTGATGTGTTTATTTACCTGGGGAAATGAAAATCTTTTTAAATGTTCGTTAATTCaggcaggtacagtcaccacacgggattgttacgccatttagggcccTAGCTAAATTGGGTGTTCGCATTAATTATATAAGTATGGATggatataaatacctacctctGCGAGAAAGGCATGTCGTATCAGCAGCGGATAGTGTGAGACAGCTATCTTGAAATTATCGTCTGTCTCGTTCTCGGGCAGTTTGGGGTACTCATGCGTGATGGCGTTTATCCTGCCGAtcaaataattgttttaaaagGCAGAAAGCTCATTACAATGTATATGACGAACTGCATGTTGGACGACAAAGGGTTCTAGTTAAATTGGACATTACATAGCATAAGTATTGAACAACTAATTTAGCTGggaccctaaatggctcaaTCACAGAGCGTGACCGTACAGCTAACAAATCCAACATACAATCATACTCTAGATATCAGAAATTTCAAAATAAATCGATTATTTATACCTGTAGAATGATATATCTTTAACTGCCACTATAGGTGGCTGAGCAAACACCCTGTAAAACAATCCCACCTTATCCCACTTAATGGGCTCATTCTCTCCACCAATGTCATTGTCTCCTGGTACCCAGATTTGCTGTAAGGAAACAATTTAACTTTAGGCATTTCACTAGTTTAgaacatcttatcttatcttttggttttcgggggcccttgcagATACaattcgacccatagggatcttttgcgCAGTAGTTTAGAACATTGTATCAGTTTAAGGGTTGAATACCCAACATACTCCTAATAAAACCTCCGTTTAGTGAGGTGGGGCATAGCCAGAAGGTGCATgactattaattttaatatttatttacttatattgtCAAACCTTcattatttacaatttaacA contains:
- the LOC134647821 gene encoding metallophosphoesterase 1, which produces MYIRRNTAVKYCLVIALGAILYAEVIVYYIQAFQWQNLECQVGDKTCTKILFIADPQIQGELAERPPLSYLFNWDSDRFVQMTFSRAVRHFEPEVLVYLGDLMDEGSIADTDQYSRYTKRLSHIFDNIPYPVHQIWVPGDNDIGGENEPIKWDKVGLFYRVFAQPPIVAVKDISFYRINAITHEYPKLPENETDDNFKIAVSHYPLLIRHAFLAEVNKHITDLDIYFCAHDHESKYTTQTQRFEQNNIHQFYGNEILDIAFGADVYEIYVPTCSYRMGTNKIGYGAAVLDYNNTRLRYTVFWSPQRFLYLFGYLVLLVPGIAYAAACIVKLFCQWYCRSTILPMYSKL